Within the Vigna angularis cultivar LongXiaoDou No.4 chromosome 10, ASM1680809v1, whole genome shotgun sequence genome, the region CCGCCGCACCGAAACCCATCATCAGGTCAAACGAGTTCACCACCATTTGCATCTGCTCGCAGTAATGGTTGTATCTCCTGTCCAcctgaaaaaacaaaaatttaccaCGTCTAAATATTCACAACGTTGCATATTAATGAATGAGAGAACAGATCAAATAATgttgaagataaaaataacaaaaaaactaaaaaagaagaaagtaaaggCAAGAAGATGTGTTCATGCATGCTCTCATTTACTCATTCATTGTGCGGTTTGTGAAAAGCTAGGTGAACCAACTTTAGCATTAATAAGGGAAAGCAACTCATGTGAAATAAATGTGGATAGTTAttagttagaaaaaaaaaggcacTAACCCATGCAAATAGTGAAAGACCACTGGgcaaattaaatatattgataaGTTTATGATTGTTAAATGAATGGATTAGACAGGAGAAAGACATTTTCCAACTAAGTATTTAATTTGGTTGATTGTGTGGGAGaaagaggaaaataaaaaacaaaatcccAGCCAAGGAATAATAGGGatgcattgaagtattcattaattgttaacgTGTAGGAAGAATAATCAATCTCTTTGGTTTCTTTCTGGAAGTAACCTTCTCCACTGATAGTCTTGgcacataaataaaaaaaataaaaaaaatattaaacgatgaattttgatttataagaaaagaaaaagaaaagcccCTGTGAATGTGTTCAGATGAACTTAGATATGATAAAAAGGGGTTTGATTGCAATATTTCCATGATAGGTGTGGTGGATTGGTACGTGAGTGAGTGCTTTCTTCCTTGTGTTGGAGTCAATCTTACTAATGAGAAGGGACGTCGCTTCTTGATGGACGTATTCTCCTAATAGTTAGTCTCATGGTTTGCACCAAACCAAGAAAcccaaataaaataacataaagtCATCCCACCAATCAAATCCaaggattaaaaaaaaacaattttgtattaattaaaataaggaaCACTTACCTACCAACTGATCCTATGAAATGGAACCCTATTATACCAGCCGGCCTTTTCccttttttctacttttttaaaaaggtggaaattaattaaagataccGGCCGGAGAGGAGAAGCGTGTCCTTTATAACCCTCTTGTTAATTTGGAAGACAAATAATGCAGTATTAATTAAAGGATTAAATTAAGGAAATAATTTAGAAGGAAAAGATATTGGGGGACCTTGACTCTTGATGGGGAGAGAAGGCGAGAGGAGaacagaaagaaagagagagattaCAATACATGCCTCGTCCAGCATTGATAGAAGTTTGACCTTCCTTCTCTGATGCTCAATCCTATCACCGGCTGAcaaaggaggaggaggaataCCAGCATCTTTTGACGAAGGCGAAGAACCACCGCCACCACCATCGGGATTTGAATTAGGGTTTGAATTCTGCCTATTCAACTTGTTCTTCTTAAACTGACCCCTCCCAACACTGCAAAACTCTTCGAGCAACTCTTGTGCAGCCTTCACATACTTTGTGTTTCTCAGAACATTAACTACACCTAACGAGGATGACCCGAACCCAACATGTCCCTGCTGGTTGTTGTCGTGTCCTATCACCCCTTGCAAATGCAATGCTTGGTGATGACTGTTGTTCTTGTACGGAAATTGAactgttgaagaagaagaagcgcCAGCTCCCACACCACCCCCTTGTTGATGATTGTAATATAGAAAACCACTGTCCCCCATCCTCAATTCCTCGGCTTTCGCTGCTTCCAGCGAAGAAGACAACGATAGCGAAAGACCTTGCCCTTCCATCACGCCTCCTTGCTGATGAGCACTCTCAGGAACCCATGTAAATTGCCCAAAAGACCCTCCCACGGCCGAACCGGTGAAACCTTGGAGGGAATTGGAAGAAGGATTGGGAAGCAACATGTGGAGTGTTGAAGAAGGAGTGGCGTGGCTTTGAGGAGGGGAAGGCGACCTCGTTTGAGGGTTCATCAGAAAAAGCTGCATGGCAGCTGCTGAGTCAGCATTAATGCTTGAAATCTGGTGCTGTGGTTGATGCTGGTTGTTATTCACACCGTTTTGGTTCTTCGAATCCCCCAATCCACCCATCATCATATTCACCCCTTGTTGCTGTCTGTTTCCGTACCACTCTCCGGCTTGCCTCGCCGCCCTAAACGTGGCCGTCACAGGCTGCTGCTCCATCAATTCCGCCGCAGCCGCATGCGGAAAATTGAACATCTCCGACAACATCCCGGCAGTCTCGTACACCGGTTCCTCTTCTTCTATCCCTACCAATGGCGCTGCCTCGAACCCTCCTTGCAACCTTACTTTGTCCCTCCGGATCTGCTGCTGTGGACTCACCCTTCCTCTCTCCAACCCATTCGGGAAGCTGAAGATTCCTGGTTGGAAATCTTGGGACATAGAATTGCAACAATTAATCCAAGATCGAAAAGAAAACCAATGGTGTGCAGTACTAGTCTCCTCGATGAATGTAACGGCGTTCTTATTCCCATGCTAAAACCATCAtctttatctcttttctctGGCCAGCGAGTACCAACAAAAATAACTAAACCCTCCTCAGTAGCTTTATCCTGGTTACTTCTGTCCAATGGTTGAATTATTGATCAGTAATAAGAAGAATAATTAAAGAAATCCAGCACATCAAAAAATACTATTCACAGAcaattgaaaaagagaaagagagagctAAATTCTCCTCTCTATCATTTTCAGCTTTGCTGGTATATCTAATGGCGTATTCATATGCAGACATATGTGTACCTCTTAGAGTTGCAGGATATGAAAAGATGTAAAGCACTCAGACATCCTCGGTGGTTTTGATAGCTTCCACAGttccttctttctctctcacatATAAACACAGTCACTCAATTTCTCTCTCTGTATGTTGTGGTCTCTCTTTTGTTTCTCTGGGAACTAAGAGGTCTCTGCAATCACTTCTCTAAAAAGAAAGTGCGGGCTTCACAacgatataaaattaaagatggaGGGTTTGGGGGACTGATATCATACTTGTCTCAGAtaaacagagagagagagagagagagagagagagagagagagagagagagagagagagagagagagagagagagagagaaagaaagaacgAGAGAGTGAAGAAGAGAGAGGAAAGGGAAGCTGTCGCTCTCACCCTTCTTTGGTCTTCACCTCTTCCTTTAGTTTTTTTTCCCCACCAATAATGtccttttatatatacttttttttaatcttcttaTTCTTCTATTTCACACCATTTtccatatttatataaattggtAATCAATTGCACACACAAGAAATATTCATCCACTCCAATTACCATAATAACCCTATCTTGTATACTCAAAAAATAGGAACAATAAGCCTTGGATTTAAGGATTGTTATTTAAGAGACTAACGATTTGTATatagcagttttgttctcttccaAAATATGAATGGATGCTTCTGAAAAGGAAAAATACGCAAACTCTAACATGTTTGTACAGAAACTTAGAAACTTTTAATGGTATatgttgaataaaaattatcatatgTTTAACGAGAGGAtcatgattaattttttaattatttgttgtgATGGTAGCTTAGTTTTATATAGGGTGTTAATGAAATTAACGCAATGTCATCAGAAGTATTGGCTTTTATTGTCATCTGAATACGTCCTTTGGAAACAAACGCAAACTAcggaataaaataaagataaggtGAGTAGAAAGTCATCTCAACGATCCAAACTACCaccatcttttttttatatgttggAATGACCGTAGTGCCCTACATAATCATTGCCGATGGGGATGAGCCCCCTTAGTTGGTAAGGTCATGTTGGTCATACTAAGCGCTGCAAATTCACAAATAGCCCTAGCGAAGTAAGACAGGAAAAATATAAGAGATTTTAGAAATAAGGAGTGCTAGACGAAGAGGATGGATGGCACGTGCGAGTGGATGGGCAAAACAGACAAGTTAGGTTTGTGTGGGATAAATAGGGTCTGAAAAGTACTCATAACCGCTTTAAGGTTTGCCACTGTCACAGTGACCATGTTCATTTTCCCTTTTCGTGTATCCTTATTTTTTTACAGGTGTTTTTCATGTTTCACCTTCTTTTACTTATGATTaaggtttaaatatattttcatatttttaaatattattttttaagtgtaATCATTTTATCACATCATTATTATTCTGTCCTCCAAGTCTTCCTGAGTTATTATCAAATATAGAAAACTTCATTCAAACAAATATGTCTacaattaataactttttatacaaACGGAACATTGTTAATTTCCTATCCAATTTTTTATTAGGTTATGGTTTTTATAgacagtataaaaatattaattataaagtatttgtataaaagcttttttttatatacaatatttaaactaatattCGTCTTTTAATTATACAATATTTAAGTTCCAATTTTCTTGAAGGATTTAATAGACTTTTAGTCATCATTCGTGGTATATCATACTGAATTAATTTCACTTGTAATTTATCATAATGTAACCACAATAGAATTGAATTTcagttataaaattttaaaatctaaagcttttttttttattgtattttttttaattcgcATTCCATAAGAGAACTAAACTCTTTCTAACATTTTATACAATATGTATTTGAGTTTTTAAAACTTCGAAATAAAGGAAACATAGTCTAGTTTTGAATTTGTTATGAGATTCACAGAAGGAAGTAGGAGAGAAGAAGAGTGAGGAAATAAcgacaaaaagaaaatatctattttaaaattattgtcacCTTTTTCAAGATCTTGATTCATATAAAACTGGTGAAGATCCAAgcatgattttatatatatatatatatatatatatatatatatatatatatatatatatatatatatatatatatatatatatatatatatatatatatatatatattcttgatTGTGTTTTGTGTCGGATTTTATCCACACGTGAGACTCAACCTTAATTAGTATCAATGTCAAGGTAACTCTTTGagaaaattttcatcttctttgagTTCGAATGCAGCAAACCAAATAACATGACAACAATcatgtttttcaaatttcatgCCCCTGTGTGGTGCTTCTGGGCATTCTCACAGTAAATATTCATGGCAGGACGTCTAAATTCCTTATTGAAACTACTCAAAGCATAAATAACaggaaattttttaataaataatgttatttgcATGTCCTTGTCATAATtttcaaatacattttaaatatcatttatttttttatggttaaTTGTTTAACCAATGcccaaaaatattaaactaaccAGTTTTGGACgactattataaaaatgataactGAACAATATCTTCGATTGCCATCCAAAGGATAAGCATGTAAACTATTTATCAAAACCAAGTTTGCTACCGGAGGAAATCTTTTGATGCTTGATAAAGGAAATGTAAAGTGTCTATATCTTATTATGTTATAATCGTATTTATAGTTTTCACAAAGAGAGAATGAATTAATTAGTTTATCATGCAGTccaataaaattacaaaaattaattttctatttagaAATAAGTGaacttaaaattgataaataaaactaacttaAAAAGTATTGAAAGTTTTACatcaattagagataaaatatataaataagtgtcaATTCATTACAAGATTGAAAGACAATTGACACAACAATTCACACGACAGTGATGACGAGGTGAAGTCACGAGGAGGAGAGGAGGAACAAGGAGAAGaataaaaggaagaagaggaagaagaagacgcATACACAATTTTCACCAACAAATTTTGTCGTTAAGCATAATCCGTCAATAATACTGGTAGATTTTTGTTAACGGATATTTATTGGTGGATCTGTGATCATCGGTAATCATCGACAAATTTGTGACTTTCAGTAGTTATAGATGATAAATATTCGTTGTCAAAAGATTTTTAGTTgtcaataaattcaaattactgataaattttttcaattattgacGGATTGTGTTAGTCGATAAtacgtaatttttttatagtgatAACCACTAATTCCTGTCTTTTCCCATGATCAATATGAATATGTGTCAACGTAAGAATAGTGTGTTAAAAATTTTATGTCGACTAAAAATAAGATagatttacaatatataaatatgtataaacaTCACTTTACAAGTCGATTTGTTAATGTGTAATTAGAATTAAAGTCCATATCTTCACAAAAAAAGTCAATAAATTTGGTTTAAATCTTATCtaaatgttttttcttcaaaagaaaaaaattaccattttgtctaaaaaattatttattttataaaaattattattatgtatggtgaaacattaaaattaagtattatGATATGTTTGATTTGTATTTTACATTTcgaatgttaaaaaatataaaaaagattatttttgtattttaaaacttattaaagttatgaaattatattctttaatgtttatatatttattaattagcGATATTGTGTTATTAATACCGATGAATCATGATTTAGCTGTTTGATTAACAAATTTTGTAAACTTTGAAGCAATATGGTTATGATGTATAATGTAGTATTATTTTAACACTGAAAAGCATTATAGTGACGGTTCGATTTCCTGTTAAACAACTAATTGTAATGATGTGTGAATAGTACATACCTAAGCATGTACCCATTTTAATTATGAGTGAAAAGATAACGATAAATATATCATTTAGGGTTCGAAAGTGAATCTGTCACTTGAATTTTATATGTCCAATTTATAGTAACATAGAATATGGCCCTCTAGTATATCATTTTTGGCAAGCATGCATATTAGAGTCTGTACAATCACAAGTTTGACTTTATGCGATATTTTACACACGTCTTTTGATGTTCATAAAAGCCCCACcgatgaaagaaagaaaaagaataaccACTCTCGTCATTTATCTTATCAAAGAAATGTCCACttgaaactattttaatttaataaaatatataaattattgaacttAATTTGGTTGAAAGGATGAAACAAAATGAAAGTGCGAAGAGATAAAGATTCTGTAATGGTTTGATTAAGcaaaatctttaaataaagaaaaaagagagagaaaacttTCCCCACTGAATTACgttaaaaaaacaatacaagGAATTATTTTGGATATTTATAATTAGCTATGACTTTTTCTAGTTCTGTTATAATAACGgtaaaacatgaaaaaataattaagatattaataaataacaataaatgaaGTATTGGTTATTTATTTcactttaataaaatagtagGTTTTTATAGTGGTTTCTTAGTTGTATTTATTTTGTGTATTGTAGATATGATGAGAATAATCGTGCATTAAATTGGTGGCTAGCTAAAAATGAAGACACTTGGGGTGAGTTCAAGAAATAAACTAAAAGATAGCTGTGTTGGGGTTGCAGATCCGAGGAGGCTATGGATGGTCCCGTAAAGTCACCATCTACACTTGCAAGTTGCCAGCTATACACAACATTTTTCTTTCCAACAAATAATGACACATCTTTGTGACGAGCATGCACGCAGAGAGATAGTACAAAATTAAACTGCACAGTAACATGTAAAGGTGAAAAAGTATGTTACTAAAATATGAACACAGTAATATTAATTACATTGTTTAATCTCGTTTTGGACTTGCATTAAATAGAACGTGGATACTAATTTAgctatgaatagtgattaagCATGTATAACTAAAGTT harbors:
- the LOC108335740 gene encoding BEL1-like homeodomain protein 4, which codes for MSQDFQPGIFSFPNGLERGRVSPQQQIRRDKVRLQGGFEAAPLVGIEEEEPVYETAGMLSEMFNFPHAAAAELMEQQPVTATFRAARQAGEWYGNRQQQGVNMMMGGLGDSKNQNGVNNNQHQPQHQISSINADSAAAMQLFLMNPQTRSPSPPQSHATPSSTLHMLLPNPSSNSLQGFTGSAVGGSFGQFTWVPESAHQQGGVMEGQGLSLSLSSSLEAAKAEELRMGDSGFLYYNHQQGGGVGAGASSSSTVQFPYKNNSHHQALHLQGVIGHDNNQQGHVGFGSSSLGVVNVLRNTKYVKAAQELLEEFCSVGRGQFKKNKLNRQNSNPNSNPDGGGGGSSPSSKDAGIPPPPLSAGDRIEHQRRKVKLLSMLDEVDRRYNHYCEQMQMVVNSFDLMMGFGAAVPYTALAQKAMSRHFRCLKDAITAQLKQSCELLGEKEGAGTSGLTKGETPRLKVLEQSLRQQRAFHQMGMMEQEAWRPQRGLPERSVNILRAWLFEHFLHPYPSDADKHLLARQTGLSRNQVSNWFINARVRLWKPMVEEMYQQELKETESTEERENNQSNNSNISGNQAQTPSTPGAATTSTATTAAPPTITTTKPTGKKSDINATESDSSLVAMNRQGFSENQGKQSTTTSTTVMASVSATTSEIAPPGSQCFDSDLPPQRLMATDDTCRLVTADFGTASASADIGSTLIRFGTTVGDVSLTLGLRHAGNMPEKAPFSVRDFGAI